GGCTACCGGTGCTCAGCGCGTAGGCGTCCACCACCGAATGCGGTGCGGGGGCGAACACATGCCCCCGCACGGCCACCCACGCTGCGGCCGCGCTCAGCGTCATCGACAGCGCGCAGCACACCAGGACGGCCGCCACCACGCACTGCCACACCCACAGGGCGACCACCGGCTCTCGGTCCGGCCAGTCCGCGCGGGCGAGCAGCCGCGGAGCGAGGACGGCGGTCAGGGCGCCGAGCAGCAGCAGTGCCGCGGGGACCATCATGGTCCGAAGCCTATGAGCCGCGCGGCGCCACGGGATACGTACTGTCGCGGCAAAGTGACGCACGCCACGGTTTGGTACGACCCTGGCCGAAGGCCGGGACGCTCCCGCATGCCGAGGCGTCACAGCGTGAGAAGCATCGCCAGCATCCCGATGGCCATGGACAGACGGCACACGCGCGCGAGTTCGGGCCGGTCGCCCCACCCCACGGTGCGTGCGCTTTCGGTCGCGGCCACCGCCGTGACCGGTATCAGTCGCACACCTGACCACAGCACGTACCCCGCGAAGTAGAGCAGGAGCACCCCGGTGAGCAGTGGGACACCGCTGTTCCCGTGGTGCACGGGCGAGGCGGCCATCGCCGCCGCCATGTAGACCATCGCGCACGCGCCCACCAGATGGTGCAGATGGTGGGCATGCGTGCGGGCCGCCCACAGCGCCCGCAGGGCGGCCCCGCCGAAGACCGCCATGTAGGCGATCCACGCCCAGCGGGGCGGCGCCGCGACCGCCGCGGGCACCGCCATCACCGCCATCCCGAACCCCATCAGCGCCTCGCCGCCCGCGGCTCTGCGCTGTTCGTCGACGATGCTGCGCATGCGCAGCAGACAGTAGGCCCCGGTCGCCGCGCACAGCGCGACGAGCAGCCATCCGGGCGAAGCCGGTCCGTGCATCGCGCACCCCCGCTCGATGATCTCGGACGGTCCCGGGAGGCATGCCCGTCACGGACGGTGCGCAAGCGAGCGCACAGGGGTACGCGGGGGAGCGCGGAGGTCGCGAGGCAGGTCGGGGCGGCTCGATCAATACATTTTACGAGTAAAACACCTGTTAAACTTAATCGCATGAGCAGTGCGACCCCCAGAACGACCCGTGTGCACCCTCTCCCGCTGTCCGGCCTCCTGCGCCTCGGCAGGCCCTCCGACATCTGGTTCAAGCCCGCGCTGAGCGTGGTCGCCGCGGTCGCCCCGCCGAACCTGACGCTGCTCGCCCTCGACCGCCTCGACCTGGCGGTGTACACGATGGCGGGCTCGCTCTGTGCCCTCTACGCGCACAACCGCCCGTACGCGGCCCGCGCCCGCACCCTCGCCCGGGTCGTGCTCGGCATGCTCGGCGGCCTCGCCGTCGCCCTGGTCGCCGCGTCGCTCACCACGAACGCGGTGGTGCTGGTGACCGTCGGCGCCCTCCTGGCGGCCGTCCAGAAGGCGCTCTGCGACGCCACCCGCATCGGACCGCCGGGCAATGTGATCTTCACCTTCATCACGTCGGCCTCCCTGTTCGCCCCGCAGTCCCTCGGGCAGGTGCCCGCCCACCTCGCCCTGGCCGCCGCGGCGGGCGCCTGGTCATGGGTCGTGGGCATGGCGCCCGGTCTCCTGCGGCCGCACGGACCCGAGCGCCGCGCCACCGCCCACGCGCTGAACACGGCCGCCGCCTTCGTCGACACCGGATCGGCCGCGGCCCGCGCCGGTGCCGCTGCCGCCGTGCACGCGGCCTGGCAGTCGCTCCTGCTCACGGGGTCCCGCTCCGCGCCCCGGCGCGCCCTCGAACGGCTGGTCGGGCGTGCCGAGGTCGCGCTCGCGGCGCCCGCCGACACCGATCCCGAGCGGCTGCGCGCCTGGGCACGGGACCTGCGCGGCACCGGGCCCGTGCCCGGGCCGGACGACCTGGGCGAGGCGGCCGACGAACTCCTCGGCGTGGAGGCCGAACTGGACAGCCCACCCCGTCCGTTGCACCGCCGGCTCGGCCCGCTCGCCCCTCTCGCCCTGCGCACCGCGCTCGGCTGCGCCCTCGCCGGATACGCCTCGCTCGCGCTCGGCGTCGGCCGCCCGTACTGGGCGCTGGTCACCGCCGCCTCGCTCTACCAGGCCAACGTCACCCTCACCTGGAGCCGCGGCGTCCAGCGCGTCGTCGGCAACCTCGTCGGCGTCCTGCTCTTCGCGGCCATCGCCCCGATCGCCCATCTGGGCCGGCCGGCCCTCGTGCTGTGCGGTCTCGTCCTCAACTTCGGCGCCGAGGCGCTGATCAGCCGTAACTACTGGCTCGGCAGCGTCTGTGTGACCCCGATGGCGCTGCTCATCACCGAGTTCGCCCGCCATCAGGAGCCCGCCGGGCTGATGGCCGACCGGGTCCTGGACACCCTCATCGGGGCGCTGGTCGGCTTCGTCGCCGCCGTCG
The Streptomyces sp. CGMCC 4.7035 DNA segment above includes these coding regions:
- a CDS encoding DUF5134 domain-containing protein, with the translated sequence MHGPASPGWLLVALCAATGAYCLLRMRSIVDEQRRAAGGEALMGFGMAVMAVPAAVAAPPRWAWIAYMAVFGGAALRALWAARTHAHHLHHLVGACAMVYMAAAMAASPVHHGNSGVPLLTGVLLLYFAGYVLWSGVRLIPVTAVAATESARTVGWGDRPELARVCRLSMAIGMLAMLLTL
- a CDS encoding FUSC family protein gives rise to the protein MSSATPRTTRVHPLPLSGLLRLGRPSDIWFKPALSVVAAVAPPNLTLLALDRLDLAVYTMAGSLCALYAHNRPYAARARTLARVVLGMLGGLAVALVAASLTTNAVVLVTVGALLAAVQKALCDATRIGPPGNVIFTFITSASLFAPQSLGQVPAHLALAAAAGAWSWVVGMAPGLLRPHGPERRATAHALNTAAAFVDTGSAAARAGAAAAVHAAWQSLLLTGSRSAPRRALERLVGRAEVALAAPADTDPERLRAWARDLRGTGPVPGPDDLGEAADELLGVEAELDSPPRPLHRRLGPLAPLALRTALGCALAGYASLALGVGRPYWALVTAASLYQANVTLTWSRGVQRVVGNLVGVLLFAAIAPIAHLGRPALVLCGLVLNFGAEALISRNYWLGSVCVTPMALLITEFARHQEPAGLMADRVLDTLIGALVGFVAAVAVTNRRAGDRIEHALASVESAREHAAEVVAAEHPEPGALEAARRGLAAAVVELRATADAAAGEWWQRALPEERVLRAEQAGHRTLAATVRRQGLHTSEGARA